The DNA segment AGTAATAAAGCATCCGTTTTAAGTTTAGAACAATACaatatttatgtgtgtgtacttgtCCACCTCTCACCATATCACATACGGACATAAAAAGTACAAATCGAATGTTGAAAATTTGAttcattatttataaaaaatcggaaagctctatttttttttgctattgttgGCTCGAGCAACAGAATTTTATGAACTCGAAAAAGTCcgcaaaacagtttttttaacactttattctGATTTAAAACGGAGGggttaaaaaaatactctttCCTCCGGGACTTTAATACGCGAGAAAAGGGCGCTTCTTCAGCCGTCGTTCCTTAAGTACCCTTTCGCTGGTTCCCGTTCGGCGCTACGGTTGATGCCCTTTCCCTTCGATGGTTCTTCGGTTAATCTTCGTGTTAACTTTTGTGTTCGGGTTTGCTGATATGACGCGAACACAATTAATACAATTAAAACTTATAtattaacaaataaaataatatatcaCGACACACGTCTGCTCGCAACCAAGCTCGAATGAAGAGAGACCGATCTGTCCATCTCCCAAGCCCTGCACGGCTCTCCGAATTTCAATCCTAATCAAATCGCTCTCATTACACAATTACACCTCATTAGCCGCCTTCCTAGCATCATGGTCCGACACCGGTCATGAGCCAGGGGAGTAAAACTCGCAGCCAAAACATAACTGTTGCAAATATGGCTGAGTCATATTGAAATACTTCGCCCTACGATCGTGGCATCGATACCATCCTCTCTTCGAAGTCAGAGCTGGGAGTTATCTGCTCAAACTAGCATCACGATGAACGTACCGTTGATGCTTGTCAACAGCATAAGCGGGTTGCGGTAGCTTTGTTGCTTGGGTTTCCATCCCCAGCAACTGGTAGGGcttatttacaaaacaaatcctttAGGGCAGTGTTTCCATAGATACGCATGCAAATAGACGCACGTTAACCGTACGCTTGTTTTCTTCGGCAGAAAAACCCCGAAACCAACGAGTATCCCATCCACCTGGCCGCGCTATCCTTCGACAGTGAAAATCTTTCCGAATTGCTCAGCGCCCCGCGCATTCAGGTGGATCAAAAGTACGAAGATCGCACAGCGCTGTACCTATTGTTCGAACAGATCGACAGCGACAATTGGAAAcatgtgtttgagtgtgttaaGTTGCTGCTAGAGTACGACGCCAACATAAACACAACCGATGAGAACAGCGTATCACCGATAGCTCTGCTAGTAACAGCTGGATACGACGATTGGAGAAAGGAAATTCTTGAATACTGTTTGCAGAACTACAGCGTGAACGTAGACTACCGAAGACAGCAGGCGAGAAAAGCGATCGTGAAGAACTTCCCTGGCACGGACATTCCCATCTACGACATGGAAAAGGTTACCGTGGAAGTGTTGCGGAACAAACTGAACGTCGAGACGGAGGACGAGTTTCTTGCGGCATACGAGAAGTACTGCCAGCAAAACAATGGTCACGTGCCGCCCGAAGAAGATCGCGCCGAACTGCTACCATTGACCGTATATCGGGCGAAGCTGACCGTTGCTCAGAAGCTCATTGAAGGGCAGATAGTAGAGGGCAAGTTTACCGGCAATCCAAAACTACTTTCCGGTCTGCTGGCCAAGTGTTGTAATCGAGGGAACGTGCAGATGCTCGAATGGTTGCTGCAAATCATACCGGATGATGAGGTAGCGCTAGTCAATGAAGATCCGTTGCTCTCGCTGCTCGTCAAGAAGATCGACGTGTACCCGGACAAGAGTTCCTACATCCGCATCATGCGCATCTTACTGAACGATCCGCGCCTAGATATCGACAACATCGATGTGAAAAAATGTACGGCGCTGCACTACGCCGTCAAGTACCAGATCGATCACGCccagaagctgctgctggacgaggGAGCGTACATCTGGGGCGAAAATATATTCGGCGATCTACCGATCAGTGAGATTGACTCGTCCCTGCTGGAGAAGCATCTAGACTCGTGCGTCACGAACAACGATCGCAAGCCGGGCGACGAGGACTACGAAGTGAGGATCAGCTTTGCCAACTTTATACCGCCGGCCCACAATCCAAATTCCGAGGACGAGATGCGAcctatcgtacacatcgcacaGTCACCCAATTCTAAGCATCTCCTCTGGCATCCCGTCATATCGAGCATCTTGTTACTTAAGTGGATGAAAGTGATCCACCTTCTCTACCTAAATCTGGTAATCTGTACcgtgtgtttcgtttcgtttgcgaCATATATCGTGTTTTGCTATGCGCGGGAAGATACCATTCTCAAACAATTGCTGTATTGCCTGTCAGTGTTGGGATGTGTGTATTTGATCGTCCGTGAAGCGTCCCAGTTAAGACTAAGCCCCGCCACTTATCTGTTATCAATGGAGAATTTGATGGAGATATTGCTAATCGGTGGGTATGTTGCGGTGCTGGCGCACGAGTCAGCCGATGAGACATGGTCAATGGTGCTGGTTGGAGTGCTTCTGCTGCTAGGGGTGGAGCTTACACTGCAATTTGGCATGCTCCCGATAAACTCCATTGCCACCAATATGGTCATGCTGAAGACGGTTACGAAAAACTTTCTCACCTCTTTGAGCTTGTACTCGATCATATTGGCGTCGTTTACGTTAAGCTTTTACACAGCGTGTAAGATGAAGGATATTGCTCAGCTGCGCGAGTCGAACAGACCCGTACAAGCGGGAGTTCATAACCAGGACATTGAAGATGAGCATCTTTTCCACAATTTTGGTGAGATTCAGCTGGCGTTGATGAAAACTACAGTAATGTTCACTGGTAAGTACACAGTCGAATTATGAACGTAAATGGtcaaatacatcaaatttcgaATATCAATCGAATTCGGTAATAGTCCCATTCAGCAAAACATCTCGACCTAATGTTTCTGTGTTAATCTTTAGGAGAGTTTGATGCGGCAGACTTACCTTATAAATCATCCTGGCCCATGTATGTGCTGTTTCCAGTGTTTGTGTTCTCTGTAACGATTGTCATAAACAACCTGATCAATGGTCTGGCCGTCAGCGACACAACGGTTCGTAATGACTTGCTGTCGGGGACGGACTCATTTCTAATATCTTCGCATATCAATTACAGACCATTCGGGCAGAATCCGAATTAGTAGGCATTACAGAGATGGTATCCATTATCCGTCGCTACGAAAAGGCACAGGAAGCACTCGAGTTCATCCATTTAACGTAAGTCGTTTTTGACAGTTGTTTCTTGTTCGTTTTGGTAGATCATTCTGGATGTGGTGGAGTAATCGGTAACATTGTACACGTTTGATTAATTATTAGTAAACCAACGTATTAGATTAATTGTTGCCTGTTGGTTGAACTTATAATTTTTTGACTGAACTCAAATTTTAACTGAAAATTTATCATTTCCTCTCCCCTCTAGATTGGGCAAAATAAAGTTCCTCAAACTGGGATGGCTGTTTCCTAATATGAATCTTTTTTGCAACGAGAAACCGCTGCATCAAATTGTGCTGAAGCCTAGCGATCAAAGCCTATCCACAATCCGGCTGGAACAGCAAATCATCGAAACGGTTGAAAATGGTGGAATGCGAAAGAAACGTACGAGCAGCACGAATAATACGGCTGCAAATAGTTCGGAAATGAGAAATGGCCAAGAAGAAATTCAACTTATCACTACGAATGAAACTATTTCCAACATGGAGAATGGTCAAGAGCGAACTAGACCTACTAGTAAAAATTGTCAGCTTCAGACGCATAAGACCTATCAGGCAGAGAATTTACTTTACAAGCCTTTTAAGGGAATGCTGAGCAAGATAGTTACGAAATCGATCGAGATGTTGAACTCCCGCCAAGTGCACGGTGAATCACAGGCGCATCGCCTATCACGCGTGGAACAGAACATGACAAATATCATGCAGGAACTAAAGGAGTTGAAGGAATTGGTACGGGGCATTGGGAAAGGACGACGTGGAGATGATAAGAAAAGCTAGAATGTAGCTCCTTAGTTTTGTGAGAACGGCACGCCGTGTTATCAATTATAGTTACATTCAAAAACATAAACCTCACCTGACgggtaaataaaacaatacctTGGTTACAATTCTGCACAAATACTTGCAAGGATTTAAATATTGATTAGCTAAAACGATATCAGAAGTTAGGATACGTTTGCATCTATCTGTCAAACACGTTGCATACTGTTAGGCGCAAACGCATCGTGATTTTAGATCAAATCTTTCCTGTCGGTTCGAAGAAGAGCATCTCgcaaattaaaaatttgtattgttttataagTAAGACACGAACGGCAATCGATACAATCGATATGAAGCATCTAGTTTAAACCGACATGGGACACGTCCCGCAAAGAATAGTTATATGtgattcaataaataaatataatcgAATCACAGAACAGTGTTATTTGCAAACTACCAATCGCAGAAATTAATTAAAGCTGACTCATGAAAGAATACAGCGCCTCTCTGCCATCAGTATGGTCGCTGTAAATCAAGCAACAAGTGGAGCCAGCATCCTCCGGGCGCAACACGCGGAATGATGACGTAAACATTCCGTGCCGAAAGAACTCATACCAAGTGAAAGATATCATCCGGCACGATAGCATAACCACATGAATGGGGAAACATATGAGggaaacagacaaaaaaatgggggaaaataataaaagaaagacgaaacaaagcaaacgtgtgtgcgtgggtCAATCGCGACCATTCTGTCGTGGTGTTGGTTTTATCTCGCGGTTGACATGTCGGCTGAAAGTCATGACGCAGCATCCAATGCGTCGAAACCGGACAAACGGCTTTTTTCCTCCCGGTTGAATGTATGGTCGCGATCAGTCAATGTCGAAGAGAAGAGATGGGTCCTACCCACAATGCACAACAAATGTGTAGTATGTATCAACAGCGACTCTAACGCCAACCTTTCCTGCTCAGTCATCCCTCAGCTATTCCAAGCTATTGGACCGCTAATCGATGGAGTTTAGTTGGTGTCGCCACGGGTCCCCCATATCGAAGCGAAAACCCCTTATGCACAAACACATATGAGCGCTGAGGTATAGCGGGTTAAGTTTCAAAGTGCTCCTCATATGGTCCCCGATTGGCGTGGTTAGCTGGTCCACTGCATTCGTTCGTTTATTCGCTCTGTGACCGTGCGGCGAGAAGCAACTGGATTTCCGTGCCCCCGCGCTTAATTAAATCAGAGTGGGGTTTTTTGGGTCTCTGTTCGTTCGAAAAGATTCCCTACTCGGACCGTGTGGTGCTTTGTGCGGTTTTTATGTACAAGTATTGTGGTAACAACTAAAACAGTGAATCCTTTGAGAAGCGATCCTCTGACAAGAGCATAAAGTTTCGAAGCGAGAAAatcatccgaaaaaaaaacaaaaagcaaagtGCGTCTGTAGTTTGACGATCGTTTCAAAGTAGTGGTGATAGTTGCGTATGGAAGACTCATAAAATTGACTGGACCGTGTCCACATATGGAACGTCGTGAAACGGTTCCTTTCCCTTCACGCTGCCACCTCAGTCTCTTGCTGCTCTCGTGGTACTACACACACTGAATGTGTCGCCGTCCAACAACGGAAGTCGTTCCGGTGTCGTGCTTGAACTGGTGTCATTTATCGGCGGGCAGTGGTGGCTATTGTAGCATACATTCGACAACCTACCACGCTACCACGCAATTCTTCATCGCCCTGTGTACATCGACAGCACAACATGAGCTCTCAAAAGTTCATGCATCTAAGCCTCACCAGCCCGCAGGTACTGCAGTCAGCGTTGTCAGCAAAATGCGATGCAACCGCAACACGTTACTCTACACGTTCAATTCCCAATTTTAGCTGGCGCTTGCTGCAAGCTTCGATGCGAACGACCTGTCGGAGTTCAACCGAGCGCTTCGCAACGGGGCAAACGTGAATCTACGCGATCGTGACTCGCGGTACACGGTGTTCGAATTAGCATGCAAAACTCCCGGCAAGAAGCAGTTCATCCGAGCCTGTCTGAATCATGGAGCGGTACTGTCGGAGGTACGTATGGCGTGGGGtttttgtctttctttctttttttttgttttttgtttgacatgaagtgattttaattttacgaCTACTAAATGCTCGAAGGTGCGATATGGTGATGCTTTTCCAGCACGCACTGGAAGAGATCGTTTGTGACCGGCGCTCAAAGAGATTTTTGGGTGGGGCCGCTGGGTTGGTCATTCGCACTTTGAAACATTGGCTCAGCGTTTGGAGCAGCGCCCAGAGTAAACAATACTATCGAAAACGCTAGCCGCCGTTCCGGAGCAGCTGCAAACATTTGCTCAAAGCTGCCCCGGAGTAGTAGCCAATGTTTGTGCGATCGGAGTGTGGGCGGGCAGCAGCGTTATTAGTTTAGCCGCCAGTATTTGAAATACGCTTGCCAGCTCGAATTGTCTACATATACGGTACGGTGGTTGGTACATGTGCCGTTGATTGTGGAGGGACAGATATATTGAAATTCAGCTTGATATGGTGCTCCAGTAAGGGAAGCAACGAAGACAACACTTGCGTTTGAACTAGTAGCTTTGCATGTGCAGCTTTATAGTTGAAATATGAATTCGATCTAAATTAGCCTCTAAATTGACTCATTTTCTTCcaaggtaaaacaaaaagttatTTGTAGGCGGCAATTATTATTTGATAAACACTCGACTTGCATGAGCCAGTGATCTAGCGCATGTCAGACCGTGATAGTAGCTCTGAAGGGCATTTGACGGATAAAAACATGTCCGGATGTATCCAtgatatttttaacaaatatttaacatattttgcCCGACGAAGATAATAATCTTAGAAACATTAATTAGTTCCGACACATTCTGTGTTGTATATGTGAAATTGTAATCATAACTAGaaattcttctatttggcgtaatgtCCTACGTGGACATGCCGGTCCCTATACagaatattatttaatttctgattatggtttttcctgtttttgcCTAATAGATTACATATCAATCGTAACGAAATCTAGAACGTTTAAAGTGTTATTTGGAAACGATTGAAGGTTATTGGATTGAATGCCCAAATGGTTTGATAGTGTCTCATAATGTATACCAACTAGGCGATCGCCTGGGGCTTCGTCGATtgaggggccccgtagatcgatAGTCCATAGTCCTGGGGCTCCGAGACTCGCGAAACAtatgcaccccccccccccccccccctatcgCTCTACAAACATTTTGGTACTGATAGGCGATGTTTTGGAAAACTATACTGATTTATGAA comes from the Anopheles coluzzii chromosome 2, AcolN3, whole genome shotgun sequence genome and includes:
- the LOC125906747 gene encoding transient receptor potential cation channel protein painless-like; protein product: MQLALATSFDANDLSEFNRALRNGANVNLRDRDSRYTVFELACKTPDKKQFIRACLNHGAVLSEKNPETNEYPIHLAALSFDSENLSELLSAPRIQVDQKYEDRTALYLLFEQIDSDNWKHVFECVKLLLEYDANINTTDENSVSPIALLVTAGYDDWRKEILEYCLQNYSVNVDYRRQQARKAIVKNFPGTDIPIYDMEKVTVEVLRNKLNVETEDEFLAAYEKYCQQNNGHVPPEEDRAELLPLTVYRAKLTVAQKLIEGQIVEGKFTGNPKLLSGLLAKCCNRGNVQMLEWLLQIIPDDEVALVNEDPLLSLLVKKIDVYPDKSSYIRIMRILLNDPRLDIDNIDVKKCTALHYAVKYQIDHAQKLLLDEGAYIWGENIFGDLPISEIDSSLLEKHLDSCVTNNDRKPGDEDYEVRISFANFIPPAHNPNSEDEMRPIVHIAQSPNSKHLLWHPVISSILLLKWMKVIHLLYLNLVICTVCFVSFATYIVFCYAREDTILKQLLYCLSVLGCVYLIVREASQLRLSPATYLLSMENLMEILLIGGYVAVLAHESADETWSMVLVGVLLLLGVELTLQFGMLPINSIATNMVMLKTVTKNFLTSLSLYSIILASFTLSFYTACKMKDIAQLRESNRPVQAGVHNQDIEDEHLFHNFGEIQLALMKTTVMFTGEFDAADLPYKSSWPMYVLFPVFVFSVTIVINNLINGLAVSDTTTIRAESELVGITEMVSIIRRYEKAQEALEFIHLTLGKIKFLKLGWLFPNMNLFCNEKPLHQIVLKPSDQSLSTIRLEQQIIETVENGGMRKKRTSSTNNTAANSSEMRNGQEEIQLITTNETISNMENGQERTRPTSKNCQLQTHKTYQAENLLYKPFKGMLSKIVTKSIEMLNSRQVHGESQAHRLSRVEQNMTNIMQELKELKELVRGIGKGRRGDDKKS